A window of Deinococcus ruber genomic DNA:
CGCAGGTCGCGCACTTCCAGCGCGGGCCAGTACCCACGCCCCACGCAGCGGGTGCTGTTGCGCCACGCCAGCTTTGCTCCGTAGCTCAGTTCGTCGCGGCTCAGCGTGAAGCGGCCCTGCCGAAGCTGCGACAGCCGCTCCGCCAGACCGGGCCGCCCCGTCTCGCGGTGATACTGGCGCAGGAATTCCTCGGCCTGTGCAGCAGTCTCGGTGCTGGCGAGCAGCGCGGCGGGCGGCGTCATGAAGGCCATGCTAGCGGCCCTCCCCCACCAGCTACAGGGTCATTTGTTGCGGCTGTGGGCGAAATAACGAACCGGTGAAGACGCGCTACAGATTCGTCCGAACTTCCCACAATTCGGGAAACAGCACCGTTTCCAGCGCCCGGCGCAGATAGCCCGCGCCGCTGGTGCCGCCGCTGCCCGACTTGAAGCCGATGGTGCGCTCGACGGTGGTGAGGTGATTGAAACGCCAGCGGCGGAAATTGTCTTCCACGTCGATCAGCTTTTCGGCCAGTTCGTACAGATCCCAGTAGCGCTGCGGATCGCGGTACACGCTCAGCCACGCGGCCAGCACCGCCGGATGCCGGGTATAGGGCTGGCTGAGGTCGCGCTCCAGCACCTCGGGCGGCAGCGGCAGGCCGTGCCCCGGCAGCAGCCGCAGCGTCAGGTCGTAGATGCTGGGCGCATGCAGGGCGGCGTGCAGCGGGCCGTGCAGGTCGGGGCGGTGCTCGAAGGGCCGCAGCAGCGCGGGATTGCGGTTGCCCAGCAGAAATTCCATCATGCGGTACTGCGCTGACTGAAAGCCCGACGCCTGCCCAAAAGAATCCCGGAATTGCAGATAATCGGCGGGCGTCATGGTCTTGAGCACTTCCCAGGCGTTGGTCATCTGCTCCTGGGCACGCACCACCCGGCTGAGCATCTTCAGCGGCGTATCGGTCACGCCCGACGCCAGCAGCGCCACCGCCGCCTTCAGTTCCTGCACGATCAGGCCCAGCCACACCTCCGAGACGTGGTGCACGCTGATGAACAGATGCTCGTCGTGCGCCTGCGTCAGCGGCTGGTGGGCGCTCAGCAGCGTGTCGATCTTCAGGTATTCGCCGTAACTGAGGCTGCGGGTGAAGTCGGTGTAGGCGCGACTGGCGCTGTCCGGGGCATCTGGGCGGCCTCCCTCAGCCTGACTCATAGCCCTTCTTCCAGCACGCGCCCGATCATCTGGACGGCCTGCCACACGTCGGCGTGCGACAGGTACAGCGGCGTCAGGCCAAAGCGCAGGATGTCGGGCGTGCGGAAATCTCCGATCACGCCCGCCGCGATCAGCCGCCGCATCACGTCGCTGGCCTGTGGATGGCGGTACGCCACCTGACTGCCGCGCCTGTCCTCATCCAGCGGCGTGACCAGTTCCAGCGGAAACCGCGCCGTGAGCGGCTGCATCTGCTCGGTAAAGGTGCGGCCCAGGGCCAGCGATTTGGCCCGCACCTGCCGCATATCCACGTCGTCGAAGACCTCCAGCGCGGCGTCCAGCGCACTCAGATTCAGAATGCCGGGCGTGCCGACCACGAAGCGGCGAGCGCCGGGGGCCGGGGCGTAGTCGCGGGCCATCTCGAAGGGGTCGGCGTGGCCCATCCAGCCGCTCAGAAACACCTGCACGCTGTCCAGATGGCGCTCGGCCACGTACAGGAACGACGGCGCACCGGGGCCACCGTTCAGGAACTTGTAGCCGCAGCCCAGCGCGAAATCTGCGCCCGCCGCGTCCAGCTCGACCTCGAACGCGCCCGCCGAATGTGCCAGATCCCAGACGGTCAGAATGCCGTGTGCGTGGGCTGCCGCCGTCATGGCCCGCAGATCGTGCCGCGCTCCGCTGCGGTAATCCACCTCGGTCAGCAGCAGCACCGCCACCTCGTCGCTCAGGGCAGCTTCCAGCTCGGCTGTCGGCACGCGCCGCAGCTCGTAACGCCCGTCCTGCAAGGCATTCAACCCCTGCGCCACATACAGATCGGTGGGAAAGTTTCCGGCGTCGGTCAGAATGACCCGGCGATCCGGGCGCAGCGGCAGGGCGGCGCTCAGCAGCTTGAAGAGGTTGACGCTGGTGCTGTCTCCCACCGCGACTTCATGCGGCTGCGCTCCGATCAGGCGGGCAATCCGGGCGGCCACGCGGTCTGGAAGCTGCATCCAGTCGCGGCCCTCGTCGGCCCCGCCCGTCCACGAGCGGATGAGCTGGGTGCCCCATTCCTGCTGCGTCACATGGGCGAGCCGCGCCGGAACGTGGGCGGGCAGGGCTCCCAGGCTGTTGCCGTCGAGGTAGACGATGCCCTGCGGCAGAGCGAATTCGGCGCGTTTGTGCGCCAGGGGGTCGCGGGCATCCAGCGCCAGCAGATCAGCGGGAACGGTACGGTGCAGGGTGGTCATGGCAACTCCTGATATCAATTCCGGAACACGCTCCTGAACAGGTCTGTCGGTGTTCAGGGGTGTGTTCCGACCTGAGTGGGAAGTACGTGGCAACAGGAAAGTTTCGATCTGAAACGGCGATTCTGAAGCGGCGATCCGGCGCGGGCTTCAAGGTTTGAAGTTCAGCGTCCGGGCTTCAGAATCCGGGCGTCATCGGGCGGCCCAGGTGGGCGCACCACCACGCGTGCAGCGCACAGGCGATCTCGTTCGCAGAGGAACGGGACGGCGGCGCGGCGTGAACGACGGAGTGCATCGCAGGGCAGTGTAGCGCGGCACAGGCTGAGCTGCCCACCCCCGCTCCCGCTCCTGACCGGCCCGGCGTAGGCTGAGTCGAAAGCTCTCTTTTCCCGTCTCAGGAGGCCCACCATGTCAGATACTCCAGCCCCGAACGATCTGCCCACATCCTTTGGACGCTTCGCCAGCCTCGGTGATTTCCTGCTTCATTACCGCGACACCGAGCGGCGCGAAACGGCAGCAGCCCTGTCGCATCTGAGCCTGGAGCGCCGCGCCGCCTACCTCGCTCAGCCGCGCAATCTGGCCGATGTGCAGGCCACCCTGACCACACGCGAGAGCGACGATACCGATGCACAGGGTGGCAGACACTATCACCTGATCGTGCGGATACTGAGTGCCGACCACCCGGACACGCGGATACAGGCCGACGTGCAGGACTGCATTGCCACGCAGCGCCCGGTCTTTGTGGCGATTCGCTACGGCGACCGCATGGGCATTCAGGAGCCGGTCGAGGGCCTTCAGGAAGGCGCAGCGCTGCACCTGAAGGGCGAATGGATCACCCGCGAGCAGGCCCAGGATCACGGCGGCGAGCGGATGTCGGTGCTGCACTTCACCCACCATCCCATCGGGTTCATCTGCACGCCCGTCAGCTGCTACAGCTGATCTTCATTTCCTGCCAGACGCTGCGGCAGGTCAGCGCAGACGAGGGTCGCCGGGGCGCACGCCGTAGACCGCGCCCCAGGGGTTATACACACTTTTCAGAGTATCGGTGGTGGTCTTGCCGTCGGCGGCCCGGATCGTTCTGACGATGGTGCTGGTCATGCCCTGCATCGGCACGTCGAGCAGTCGTCGGCCCCCGGCCCGTACCCGGTCATCGGGCGTATAGCTGGGCTGAGCGGGCGGTTTGAAGTCGGTCAGGGCGGGCTTGCCGATACTGACGGTGCGCGTGGGAGCCGCCCCGAACAGGTCGAAATGCAGCGTCTGCGCGTGCCGATCCCAGCTGGCCTGCACGAACAGATACGCGGCGGTGTCGTTCTTCATCCGCAGATTCTTCTGGGGCGCGTACACCGTGGCCTCGAAGCCCACCGGGTCGTAATATTCCACGCGGTGCGAGTGTTCATGGCGCTCGACGATGGGCATACCCGCCTCGTACATGGCCCGGAAGATGGTGGTGGACACCTGACACAGACCGCCGCCGTCCTCCTTTTCGAGCGTGCCCCCGCTGATGACGTAGCCCTTCACGAAACCTGTGCTGGCGCTGATATCACCCACCTCTGCGGCGAAATCGAAGGTGTGACCGGGCGCAATAAAGAAGCCGTCGAGCTTCTGTGCACCCACCAGAATGTTGGTTTCGCGGAAACTGGGGCTGCCCCTGTACGAACTGCTGCCAGTCGAGACGTGCGACATCACGCCCCGCTCGGCCAGAAGCTGCACGCTGCGCTGCGGAGCCGTGATCCTGAAGACGGCTTCGGCACTGTCCTGCCCCGCCAGAGCCGCCTTCAGGATGTTCGCTTTGGTGGCGATACGGTCGAGCGTCCAGCCGTTCTGCTGACGAGCGATCCAGTGCCCGCCCACGTTGCGGAAGGTGGCAGATTTCGGGGTACGGGCGTCGATCTGCCGCTGGGCAATGTCCAGCCCCGCCGTCAGCAGCGTGCTGAACTTGCCGGCCTGCCTGCTGAACTGCACGCCTTTGGCATTCATCGGCCACGATTTGACGAGCTCGGTCTTGATGACGCCGCCACCCTCGATACGGGGTTCCTGAGCGTGCAGCAGCAGTTTGAAGGCAGGAGCGGCGGAAGCGGCAGACGGAAAGAGGGCGGCGGAGAACAGAGCAAGAGAGAGCAGCGCAGGGGACTTCATTTCCGCCATTCTGCTGGCCCCCACCTGACCGCCCGTGAGCTGCGCCTGGGGGTGAATTTATGCGTTGGGGGCGGGTGTCAGCGAATTTTTATACCATCTCCCAGAAACTTCGGCTGGGCATTCAATAGCGTCACGTCGAGCACGGCACTGGCCCGCGCCAGCAGTTCGCGCACCTGGGTTTTTAAGCCGCCCGCGCCCGTCACATCGGCAGCGTCGTAGCCGACGACATCCAGGCCGCGCCGCCGTGCCAGAAAGATCGCCCGCTCGTTATGAAAATGCTGCGACACCACCACGAAACTCGACTGTCCGAAGATCTTCTGCGCCCGCACCACCGAATCGAGCGTGCGGAACCCGGCGTCGTCGAGGTACAGCCGCGCCGCCGGAATGCCTCGCGCCATCAGGTCGCGTTTCATGGCGCTGGGTTCATCGTAGAAGCGGGTGGAATTGTCGCCCGACAGGATGAAGTCCTGCACCTTGCCAGCCCGGTAGAGCGCCGCCGCCGCGTCCATGCGGGCGGTGTAATACAGGTTGGGACGACCATACGCGCTGGGACTCGTGCCCAGCACCAGCGCCACCTTGCGGGCCGGAACGTCGCGGGTGCTGGAATACAGGCGACCCACGGCGGCACGCTCCACCACGCGGTTTGCCAGCACCAGCCCCAGCAGCAGCGCCGCGCCCAGGAGCAGGAGCCAGGGCCACACGCGGCGCAGCCCTCTCCTGCTGGCGCTCATGCCTGAAGCAGCTCCACCTGTCGCCCGTCGGGGTCGAGCGCGAAGGCCATCGGATTTCCGCTGGGGCTGAGCGTCAGGTCGCGGGCAAAGGTCACACCCTGCGCCTTGAGGGCCGCGACAGCCGCCGACAGATCGGGCAGGTACACGGCGACATGCTCCATCCAGGCGTTGGAGGGGTGCAGCAGGCTGGAAGCCGGGGCCGGGTGCGACGGCAGCACATGTTCACCCGGCTGTGTTTCGCGCACTTCCGCCGCCTGGGTAGGCTGCGTGGCGGTGGGCGGCACCTCGAAGAATTGCAGCTTGCCACCACCCTCGAAGCTCAGCACCAAGCGCCGCCAGCCCTCCGAAGTCACCAGGTCTTTGCTGACACTCGCGCCCAGCCCGGTATAGAAGCGAATCACGGCGTCGGCGCTGGCAGTGGTGAACGAGACGTGCTTGAGCATGTCTTCAGTGTAGGTGCCATGTGCCTGAAGCGGGACACATTCCCCCGCGCCCCCATGCCATCATCCGGCATGGAATACCGCAAGTTACTCGGCACCGACCTGACCGTGAGCGCGGTCGGATTTGGCGTATGGACCGTGGGCACGACGTGGTGGGGCGTGAAAGACGAAGAAATGGGCAAACGCCTGCTGCGTCAGGCCTTCGAGCAGGGCGTGACGCTGTTCGACAACGGCGACACCTACGCGTCTGGCCGCGCCGAGGCCATGCAGAAGGAAGCCCTGGGCGACGTGCGCGATCAGATCGTGGTGGCGACCAAGTTCGGCTACGACATCTACAACAATCCCGAGCGCCCCGGTCAGCAGGAGCGCCCGCACGACTGGACGCCCGCGTATCTGAGGAAGGCGCTGGAAGGCAGCCTGACCCGGCTGGGCACCGACCGCATCGACTACTACCAGCTTCACAATCCGCGCCTGGACGCCATCGAGCGCGGCTCGGCACTGGCCGACGACCTGTGGGGCGAACTGGAAGCGCTGAAGTCAGAAGGTCTGATCCGCGCCTACGGAACCGCCCTGGGGCCAGCGCTGAACGAGCGCCAGCAGGCCGAAGGCGTCGCCACCATCAGAGAGCGCCGCGCCCCCACCCAGATCATCTATAACCTGCTGGAACAGCTGCTGGGCGAGGTCATTCTGCCGGTGGCCGAAGCCGAGGGCGTGAGCGTGCTGACCCGCGTGCCGCACGCTTCCGGGCTGCTGGAAGGTTACATGGACCTGAACACCACCTTCGAGCCGGGCGACCACCGCAACTGGCGACTGACCACCAACGAGAAGCGCAAGGCCTGGATGGAAGACGGCCTGAAGAAAGTGGAGCTGCTCCAGCCGTTCCTGGAGGGGCGCAGCATCGGTCAGCTGGCGCTGCAATT
This region includes:
- a CDS encoding VanW family protein, with translation MKSPALLSLALFSAALFPSAASAAPAFKLLLHAQEPRIEGGGVIKTELVKSWPMNAKGVQFSRQAGKFSTLLTAGLDIAQRQIDARTPKSATFRNVGGHWIARQQNGWTLDRIATKANILKAALAGQDSAEAVFRITAPQRSVQLLAERGVMSHVSTGSSSYRGSPSFRETNILVGAQKLDGFFIAPGHTFDFAAEVGDISASTGFVKGYVISGGTLEKEDGGGLCQVSTTIFRAMYEAGMPIVERHEHSHRVEYYDPVGFEATVYAPQKNLRMKNDTAAYLFVQASWDRHAQTLHFDLFGAAPTRTVSIGKPALTDFKPPAQPSYTPDDRVRAGGRRLLDVPMQGMTSTIVRTIRAADGKTTTDTLKSVYNPWGAVYGVRPGDPRLR
- the kynU gene encoding kynureninase; translation: MTTLHRTVPADLLALDARDPLAHKRAEFALPQGIVYLDGNSLGALPAHVPARLAHVTQQEWGTQLIRSWTGGADEGRDWMQLPDRVAARIARLIGAQPHEVAVGDSTSVNLFKLLSAALPLRPDRRVILTDAGNFPTDLYVAQGLNALQDGRYELRRVPTAELEAALSDEVAVLLLTEVDYRSGARHDLRAMTAAAHAHGILTVWDLAHSAGAFEVELDAAGADFALGCGYKFLNGGPGAPSFLYVAERHLDSVQVFLSGWMGHADPFEMARDYAPAPGARRFVVGTPGILNLSALDAALEVFDDVDMRQVRAKSLALGRTFTEQMQPLTARFPLELVTPLDEDRRGSQVAYRHPQASDVMRRLIAAGVIGDFRTPDILRFGLTPLYLSHADVWQAVQMIGRVLEEGL
- a CDS encoding VOC family protein, which codes for MLKHVSFTTASADAVIRFYTGLGASVSKDLVTSEGWRRLVLSFEGGGKLQFFEVPPTATQPTQAAEVRETQPGEHVLPSHPAPASSLLHPSNAWMEHVAVYLPDLSAAVAALKAQGVTFARDLTLSPSGNPMAFALDPDGRQVELLQA
- the kynA gene encoding tryptophan 2,3-dioxygenase, whose product is MSQAEGGRPDAPDSASRAYTDFTRSLSYGEYLKIDTLLSAHQPLTQAHDEHLFISVHHVSEVWLGLIVQELKAAVALLASGVTDTPLKMLSRVVRAQEQMTNAWEVLKTMTPADYLQFRDSFGQASGFQSAQYRMMEFLLGNRNPALLRPFEHRPDLHGPLHAALHAPSIYDLTLRLLPGHGLPLPPEVLERDLSQPYTRHPAVLAAWLSVYRDPQRYWDLYELAEKLIDVEDNFRRWRFNHLTTVERTIGFKSGSGGTSGAGYLRRALETVLFPELWEVRTNL
- a CDS encoding SanA/YdcF family protein: MSASRRGLRRVWPWLLLLGAALLLGLVLANRVVERAAVGRLYSSTRDVPARKVALVLGTSPSAYGRPNLYYTARMDAAAALYRAGKVQDFILSGDNSTRFYDEPSAMKRDLMARGIPAARLYLDDAGFRTLDSVVRAQKIFGQSSFVVVSQHFHNERAIFLARRRGLDVVGYDAADVTGAGGLKTQVRELLARASAVLDVTLLNAQPKFLGDGIKIR
- a CDS encoding aldo/keto reductase, with protein sequence MEYRKLLGTDLTVSAVGFGVWTVGTTWWGVKDEEMGKRLLRQAFEQGVTLFDNGDTYASGRAEAMQKEALGDVRDQIVVATKFGYDIYNNPERPGQQERPHDWTPAYLRKALEGSLTRLGTDRIDYYQLHNPRLDAIERGSALADDLWGELEALKSEGLIRAYGTALGPALNERQQAEGVATIRERRAPTQIIYNLLEQLLGEVILPVAEAEGVSVLTRVPHASGLLEGYMDLNTTFEPGDHRNWRLTTNEKRKAWMEDGLKKVELLQPFLEGRSIGQLALQFALHSPFMASVIPNIYDEAGLKTYTTLDDARPLSQEEYAQIQALYQGNFGLTTNLIGEVVR